One window from the genome of Pelodictyon luteolum DSM 273 encodes:
- a CDS encoding alpha/beta fold hydrolase: MSHPSLQSDSDSRFLDCRGFRLHYRIHGSGEPPFMLLLHGSFLSMRSWRNVVGPLSEMATLIALDRPAFGRTSRPVPTKLNGVSYAPEAQSDLAAAFLEQLGIDKAVIVGNSTGGTLAMLMALRHPDKVSGLVLVDAMIYSAYAASGIPPVMKPFLKAASPVFSRLMKLLIRKFFDRLLLSFWHNPSMLPVETLSAYRADMMAGNWGRGFWEVFLETHHLHLDEKVGSITFPVLVVTGEFDRTVKVEESLRLAREVPTADLEVIGDSAHLPHEEQPEAFVAAVKAFMQRVC, encoded by the coding sequence ATGAGTCATCCATCCCTTCAGTCCGATTCCGACAGCCGGTTCCTTGACTGCCGTGGGTTCAGACTGCATTACAGGATCCATGGCAGCGGGGAGCCGCCCTTCATGCTTCTCCTTCATGGCAGTTTCCTCAGTATGCGTTCATGGCGCAATGTGGTCGGCCCTCTTTCTGAAATGGCGACGCTGATCGCTCTCGACAGGCCGGCATTCGGCCGTACCTCCCGCCCGGTTCCGACGAAGCTGAATGGTGTAAGTTACGCACCCGAAGCGCAGAGCGATCTTGCCGCAGCCTTCCTCGAACAGCTTGGTATCGATAAGGCGGTCATCGTCGGCAACTCGACCGGCGGGACACTCGCCATGCTCATGGCGCTCCGCCATCCAGATAAGGTTTCCGGGCTCGTGCTCGTTGATGCCATGATTTACAGCGCCTATGCAGCCAGCGGCATCCCGCCTGTTATGAAGCCCTTCCTGAAGGCCGCAAGCCCCGTCTTTTCCCGACTGATGAAGCTGCTCATAAGAAAGTTTTTCGACCGCCTGCTCTTGAGTTTCTGGCATAACCCGTCCATGCTGCCCGTCGAAACCCTCTCGGCCTATCGCGCCGACATGATGGCCGGGAACTGGGGGAGAGGGTTCTGGGAGGTATTTCTTGAGACGCACCATCTTCACCTTGATGAAAAGGTCGGCTCGATCACATTTCCTGTGCTGGTGGTCACCGGTGAGTTTGACCGTACGGTGAAGGTTGAGGAAAGCCTCCGTCTTGCCCGTGAGGTTCCCACTGCCGACCTTGAGGTGATCGGCGACTCCGCCCACCTGCCTCATGAGGAGCAGCCGGAAGCCTTTGTCGCAGCAGTGAAGGCCTTCATGCAGAGGGTTTGCTGA
- a CDS encoding glutamine synthetase III, translated as MSIENKNVVSSYFGAMTFDQKAMRARLPKEVFTALQDTIRAGREITEEIAGVVAHGMKEWAMDNGATHYTHWFQPMTGSTAEKHDAFLSIDRDGTPIERFSGEQLIQGEPDASSFPSGGMRTTFEARGYTAWDPSSPAFLMKGGNCVTLCIPTVFISYNGEALDAKTPLLRSMNAVSKASLRLLETLGTKGVSRVKTFAGVEQEYFLIDKKFYSERPDLIMCGRTLLGAMPPKGQQLEDHYFGAIPDRVLEFMQEVEHELYLLGIPAKTRHNEVAPHQFEIAPLFEEANVATDHNLLIMEVMRKIAEKKGFALLLLEKPFAGINGSGKHNNWSIGTDTGVNLLDPGDTPEKNIQFLVFLVAVLKGVYKRADVLRMSISSIGNDHRLGANEAPPAVVTVFLGDLLERVLDAIESGKIDLKTEKQVLNLGLSQVPVVNKDYTDRNRTSPFAFTGNKFEFRAVGSSQAVSVPNMVLNTLMAEAVDDMADTIEAKIKAGKDRDSAILETLREEITATKAIRYPGDNYSDALQQAAKERGLPNLKNTPEALRVLESKDVQSVFVKYGVLSVEEIESRLNIRLERYVKGVDIEARTLQLMLKTLVIPDVSEYQGDIGSSFNNLLSASDEIGLSKAALKSQAGHYRTLAENLSLLIDLTSELDEVVEKLETLDGEFAKADYCADTILPFMLKVREVADRLELMVDRSRWQLPTYSEMLFEH; from the coding sequence TTGAGCATCGAGAATAAAAATGTGGTTTCGTCCTATTTCGGGGCGATGACCTTCGACCAGAAAGCCATGCGGGCCAGACTCCCCAAAGAGGTCTTTACCGCACTGCAGGATACCATCAGGGCCGGCAGGGAGATTACTGAAGAGATTGCGGGCGTCGTAGCCCACGGCATGAAAGAGTGGGCGATGGACAACGGCGCCACCCACTATACCCACTGGTTCCAGCCGATGACAGGCTCGACGGCTGAAAAGCATGACGCGTTCCTTTCCATCGATCGCGACGGTACCCCGATAGAGCGTTTTTCCGGTGAGCAGCTCATCCAGGGCGAGCCTGATGCTTCGAGTTTCCCCTCCGGCGGCATGCGCACCACGTTCGAAGCCCGCGGCTACACCGCATGGGATCCTTCCAGCCCGGCTTTCCTCATGAAGGGCGGCAACTGCGTGACGCTCTGCATCCCGACTGTCTTCATCTCCTATAACGGAGAGGCACTTGATGCCAAGACCCCGCTCCTGCGCTCCATGAATGCCGTCAGCAAGGCATCCCTTCGTCTTCTCGAAACGCTTGGTACGAAGGGCGTTTCCCGCGTCAAGACCTTTGCCGGCGTCGAGCAGGAATACTTCCTCATCGACAAGAAGTTCTACAGCGAGCGTCCCGACCTCATCATGTGCGGCCGCACCCTGCTCGGTGCAATGCCGCCGAAGGGCCAGCAGCTTGAGGACCACTATTTCGGCGCCATTCCGGACCGCGTTCTCGAGTTCATGCAGGAGGTCGAGCATGAGCTCTACCTGCTTGGCATTCCCGCCAAGACCCGCCACAACGAGGTGGCTCCGCACCAGTTCGAGATCGCTCCGCTTTTCGAGGAGGCAAACGTTGCCACAGACCACAACCTTCTGATCATGGAGGTGATGCGCAAGATCGCAGAGAAGAAAGGCTTTGCGCTTCTTCTGCTTGAAAAGCCGTTTGCCGGCATCAACGGTTCGGGCAAGCACAACAACTGGTCCATCGGTACCGATACCGGCGTCAACCTGCTCGATCCGGGTGATACCCCCGAAAAGAACATCCAGTTCCTCGTCTTCCTCGTCGCCGTCCTGAAGGGCGTATACAAACGCGCCGACGTGCTCCGCATGTCCATCTCAAGCATCGGCAACGACCACCGGCTTGGTGCCAACGAGGCTCCTCCGGCAGTCGTCACCGTCTTCCTTGGCGACCTGCTTGAGCGAGTACTTGATGCGATTGAGAGCGGCAAGATAGATCTGAAGACGGAAAAGCAGGTGCTGAACCTCGGACTCTCGCAGGTTCCAGTGGTCAACAAGGACTACACTGACCGAAACCGTACCTCGCCCTTCGCCTTCACCGGCAACAAGTTCGAGTTCCGGGCCGTCGGTTCCAGCCAGGCTGTTTCCGTGCCGAACATGGTGCTCAACACCCTCATGGCCGAAGCCGTCGACGATATGGCCGACACGATTGAAGCCAAGATCAAGGCCGGAAAAGACCGCGATTCGGCAATCCTTGAAACCCTCCGCGAGGAAATCACCGCAACCAAAGCGATCCGCTACCCGGGTGACAACTACAGCGATGCTCTGCAGCAGGCAGCAAAAGAGCGTGGTCTGCCGAACCTGAAGAACACCCCGGAGGCTCTCAGAGTACTGGAGAGCAAGGACGTGCAGTCGGTGTTCGTCAAATACGGCGTGCTCAGCGTCGAGGAGATCGAGTCGCGTCTGAACATCCGCCTCGAGCGGTATGTGAAGGGCGTGGACATCGAGGCCCGCACCCTGCAGCTCATGCTGAAAACCCTTGTCATCCCCGATGTTAGCGAGTACCAGGGCGACATCGGCAGCTCCTTCAACAATCTGCTCTCGGCTTCGGACGAGATCGGTCTTTCGAAGGCTGCCCTCAAGAGTCAGGCTGGTCACTACAGGACTCTTGCAGAGAACCTTTCGCTCCTCATCGACCTCACGTCCGAACTGGATGAGGTGGTCGAGAAGCTCGAAACGCTTGATGGCGAATTCGCAAAGGCTGACTACTGTGCCGACACCATTCTGCCCTTCATGCTGAAGGTCCGCGAAGTGGCCGACCGCCTCGAGCTTATGGTAGACCGCAGTCGCTGGCAGCTTCCGACCTACTCGGAAATGCTCTTCGAACATTGA
- a CDS encoding secondary thiamine-phosphate synthase enzyme YjbQ, giving the protein MKAYHKELWLNIPERMGFRNITRDVEGALQESGIKEGLCLVNAMHITASVFINDDEPGLHEDYRQWLEALAPHEPLSRYRHNRTGEDNGDAHHKRQIMGREVVVAVTGGKLHFGTWEQIFYGEFDGRRKKRVLVKIIGE; this is encoded by the coding sequence ATGAAAGCCTATCATAAAGAACTCTGGCTGAATATCCCCGAACGGATGGGGTTCCGGAACATCACACGCGACGTCGAAGGTGCGCTCCAGGAAAGCGGCATCAAGGAAGGTCTCTGCCTCGTCAACGCAATGCACATCACCGCCTCCGTCTTCATCAACGATGACGAACCGGGCCTGCATGAGGATTACCGCCAGTGGCTTGAAGCGCTCGCCCCGCATGAACCACTCAGCCGATACCGCCACAACCGGACTGGCGAGGATAACGGTGATGCCCACCACAAACGCCAGATCATGGGGCGGGAGGTCGTAGTTGCCGTGACCGGAGGGAAACTGCACTTCGGCACATGGGAACAGATTTTCTACGGGGAGTTCGACGGGCGGAGGAAAAAACGGGTGCTGGTGAAAATCATCGGAGAATGA
- a CDS encoding VOC family protein translates to MMVTEKMEHNPVGWFEIPVHDMERAKTFYEAVFNMPIEVHSMDDGMVMGWFPMSETGSGASGSLVKAKGYIPTHEGTLIYFSEPAIETALERVRNNGGNVLKEKTDIGEYGFIAYIEDTEGNRIGLHNMTS, encoded by the coding sequence ATGATGGTTACCGAGAAAATGGAACACAATCCGGTTGGATGGTTCGAAATCCCCGTCCACGACATGGAACGGGCAAAGACCTTTTACGAGGCAGTCTTCAACATGCCCATCGAAGTACATAGCATGGATGACGGCATGGTGATGGGATGGTTTCCGATGAGTGAAACAGGCTCGGGCGCCTCCGGGTCGCTGGTAAAAGCAAAAGGCTATATCCCGACGCATGAAGGGACACTCATCTATTTTTCAGAACCCGCCATCGAAACAGCGCTTGAGCGGGTACGCAACAATGGGGGCAATGTCCTCAAGGAAAAAACCGACATTGGCGAATACGGTTTTATCGCCTACATCGAAGACACTGAAGGCAACCGCATCGGCCTGCACAACATGACGTCGTAG
- a CDS encoding Lrp/AsnC family transcriptional regulator, translating to MSGHLDLIDLKIIESMGENGRIRLSELAEVVGLSIPSVSERLDKLQKNGIVKGFTMDVDERQLGFDIQAFVRVRVDSSKHYKSFMEHVMKEDEIMECYSVTGEGSHILRVMTHNTGSLEKFLSRIQSWPGVMSTNTSFVLSQLKKTRKIGADIIRNNLQDRQVLITYDEKKSRK from the coding sequence ATGTCGGGACATCTTGATCTGATCGACTTGAAAATCATCGAGTCCATGGGGGAGAATGGACGGATCCGGCTGAGCGAACTCGCCGAGGTCGTGGGCCTTTCCATCCCGTCCGTCAGTGAACGGCTTGACAAGCTGCAGAAAAACGGCATTGTCAAGGGCTTTACGATGGATGTTGACGAACGCCAGCTCGGCTTCGATATCCAGGCGTTCGTGCGGGTCCGGGTTGATTCCTCCAAGCATTACAAGTCCTTCATGGAGCATGTGATGAAGGAGGACGAGATCATGGAGTGCTATTCCGTCACCGGCGAGGGGTCGCATATCCTCCGGGTCATGACCCACAACACCGGATCGCTCGAGAAGTTCCTTTCACGCATACAGAGCTGGCCGGGAGTGATGAGCACGAATACGAGCTTTGTGCTTTCCCAGCTGAAGAAGACGAGGAAAATAGGAGCGGACATCATCCGCAACAATCTGCAGGACCGCCAGGTGCTGATCACCTACGACGAGAAGAAGTCGAGGAAATAG
- the aroB gene encoding 3-dehydroquinate synthase, whose protein sequence is MSTIIVSSPVTAGLASRFKAHGLKLKTVVLFDTNTRKLFGEQVLRTLADEGFMVHELVVPAREASKSFSTAYKLYGGMIEAGVDRSWNLLAVGGGVVGDLGGFIAASYYRGIPVIQLPTTLLAMTDSSIGGKVAINHPLGKNLIGFFHLPELVLIDPSYLGTLPEREVYSGLSEVVKYGFIADSALLERLRSHFSSIVALEEPYLTDAIRRSAEIKEAVVREDFREMSGLRATLNFGHTFAHGLEKLADYRFIRHGEAVTIGMAAALSLSRRLGFLDRPSLEQGQSIIAEFRFPRGLLKKRFLDIDAPALLENMLSDKKKLDSRLRFVLLKALGEAFLLEEDVDDREVLGAIEDAKTFFRKQ, encoded by the coding sequence GTGAGCACCATCATCGTTTCGAGTCCGGTGACCGCCGGACTTGCATCACGCTTCAAAGCCCACGGGCTGAAGCTGAAAACCGTCGTCCTTTTCGACACCAACACCCGGAAGCTCTTCGGTGAGCAAGTGCTACGAACCCTCGCCGATGAGGGATTCATGGTCCACGAACTCGTTGTCCCCGCCCGTGAAGCATCGAAAAGCTTCAGCACGGCCTATAAGCTATACGGCGGCATGATTGAAGCCGGTGTCGACCGGAGCTGGAACCTGCTTGCCGTCGGAGGCGGCGTGGTCGGAGATCTCGGAGGGTTCATTGCAGCCAGCTACTACCGCGGCATCCCGGTCATCCAGCTCCCGACCACCCTTCTGGCCATGACCGACAGTTCAATCGGAGGAAAGGTTGCCATAAACCATCCGCTCGGCAAAAACCTCATCGGTTTTTTCCATCTGCCGGAACTGGTGCTGATCGACCCGTCGTATCTCGGGACCCTGCCGGAACGGGAGGTCTACTCCGGCCTGTCGGAGGTCGTCAAATACGGATTCATAGCCGACTCAGCCCTCCTTGAACGGCTCCGCTCACACTTCAGCAGCATCGTCGCGCTCGAAGAGCCCTATCTGACCGACGCCATCCGGCGCAGTGCGGAAATCAAAGAGGCAGTGGTACGGGAGGATTTCAGGGAGATGAGCGGGCTTCGTGCCACCCTGAACTTCGGGCATACGTTTGCCCATGGACTCGAAAAACTTGCCGACTACCGCTTCATCCGCCACGGGGAAGCCGTCACCATCGGCATGGCTGCTGCGCTTTCGCTCTCCCGCCGCCTCGGGTTCCTGGACCGGCCTTCGCTTGAACAGGGGCAGTCCATCATTGCAGAATTCCGCTTTCCCCGCGGACTCCTGAAAAAGCGGTTCCTCGACATCGACGCTCCGGCGCTTCTGGAAAACATGCTCTCCGACAAGAAAAAGCTAGACAGCCGCCTCCGCTTCGTTCTCCTGAAAGCACTCGGAGAAGCATTCCTCCTCGAAGAAGACGTGGATGACCGGGAAGTGCTCGGGGCGATTGAGGATGCGAAGACGTTCTTCAGGAAACAGTAA
- a CDS encoding type III pantothenate kinase, with product MEQMAHPSSTPLLVAEIGNTTAMFAVFSGTDPIDSLQVATAALSSPEAVGELLQPLLARHSLAADAVISSVVPRAGEAAGRWLLDILPGRVLAVDSTLNLPFRISYDPPSALGADRLSLCARCCMLEEEAAVIALDIGTAITFDVLSADRSYLGGLIMPGLELMASALHERTAQLPRVEVSRPERLMGLSTADCIRSGVVWGCVLQVEGLVRKIRGWLRSEHGEGYARVVATGGRAPLIVSMMEMPPLLDPHAVSRGARYLFELNRITVS from the coding sequence ATGGAACAGATGGCGCATCCCTCCTCCACGCCGCTGCTTGTTGCCGAAATCGGCAACACCACGGCCATGTTTGCCGTCTTCAGCGGCACTGACCCTATCGACTCTCTACAGGTTGCGACCGCAGCTCTTTCTTCACCCGAAGCGGTCGGGGAACTTCTTCAGCCGCTTCTCGCCCGCCATTCCCTTGCGGCTGACGCCGTCATCAGTTCCGTCGTTCCCCGTGCCGGAGAAGCTGCCGGCCGCTGGCTTCTGGATATACTTCCCGGCAGGGTGCTTGCTGTCGATTCGACCCTCAATCTGCCCTTCAGGATCAGCTACGATCCCCCCTCTGCGCTCGGTGCCGACCGCCTTTCGCTCTGTGCCCGATGCTGCATGCTTGAAGAAGAGGCCGCCGTCATAGCCCTTGACATCGGAACCGCCATCACATTCGACGTGCTTTCAGCAGACCGCAGCTACCTCGGTGGGCTCATCATGCCTGGTCTGGAGCTGATGGCCTCGGCGCTTCATGAACGCACGGCCCAGCTGCCGAGGGTTGAGGTCTCAAGGCCTGAACGGCTCATGGGCCTCTCTACGGCTGACTGCATCCGGAGCGGCGTGGTATGGGGGTGCGTGTTGCAGGTGGAAGGCCTCGTGCGGAAGATCCGGGGGTGGCTCCGCAGTGAACATGGAGAAGGCTACGCGCGGGTTGTGGCCACCGGTGGCCGTGCACCGCTCATCGTGTCCATGATGGAGATGCCGCCACTGCTTGATCCCCATGCCGTATCGAGAGGTGCCCGCTACCTCTTCGAGCTGAACCGGATTACTGTTTCCTGA
- a CDS encoding shikimate kinase has product MGQDTITKQHSLIFLTGFSGSGKSTIGPLLANSLGYEFLDVDQAVEQRAGKPITRIFAEEGEAAFRELELQTLKTVAGEKEMVVSLGGGALQYDPSHAFIAGAGTLVYLKSSAANLAKRLVNKRDRPLLRGENGRKHSREELEEKIRRILEEREPRYQQAALTVQTDQKRIGSTVEELTRKIERLVRKAPQIGEDGQQPEQP; this is encoded by the coding sequence ATGGGACAGGACACGATAACAAAACAGCACTCGTTGATTTTCCTGACCGGTTTCAGCGGTTCGGGAAAGTCGACCATAGGCCCCCTTCTGGCCAACTCCCTCGGGTACGAGTTCCTCGATGTCGATCAGGCGGTTGAACAACGTGCAGGCAAACCCATTACCCGCATTTTCGCAGAAGAGGGTGAAGCGGCATTCAGGGAGCTTGAGCTCCAGACCCTGAAAACCGTAGCCGGAGAAAAGGAGATGGTCGTCTCGCTCGGCGGCGGAGCACTCCAGTATGACCCGTCCCATGCATTCATTGCCGGAGCCGGCACTCTGGTTTATTTGAAATCATCAGCCGCGAACCTTGCAAAAAGGCTGGTCAACAAACGCGACCGCCCCCTGCTCCGTGGAGAGAACGGAAGAAAGCACTCCAGGGAAGAGCTTGAAGAAAAGATCCGCCGGATTCTCGAAGAACGGGAACCCCGTTACCAGCAGGCAGCCCTCACCGTACAGACTGACCAGAAACGGATCGGCTCGACAGTGGAGGAACTGACAAGGAAAATAGAACGGCTTGTCCGCAAAGCCCCGCAGATCGGGGAGGACGGCCAGCAACCAGAACAGCCGTGA
- the tgt gene encoding tRNA guanosine(34) transglycosylase Tgt, which translates to MNFRLQSTDPRSAARTGILSTGHGDIPTPVFMPVGTRASVKSVEPHELLEQEAHIILTNTYHLYLKPGNHIIRKAGGVHPFMDWHGPLLTDSGGYQVYSLSELRRISEEGVTFKSHLDGSMLQFTPENVVDTQRIIGSDIMMPLDECPSSKADREYIRKSGELTIRWAERARRHFSATAPLYHHPQMLFGITQGGTHSDLRALSAKALVDLDFDGYATGGMAVGEPAEEMYRILELSHTLLPEHKPRYLMGVGTPENILNAIERGIDMFDCVIPTREGRNGRVYTRKGKMNLRSAKYAEDFSPVDEGFGNHVCKHYSRAYIRHLLNVGEILGLKLCTLQNISFFMWLTRTARQRIEEGSFLEWKAGFLEEFNRGEA; encoded by the coding sequence ATGAACTTCCGCCTCCAGAGCACCGACCCCCGATCCGCCGCCCGGACGGGCATCCTTTCCACCGGCCATGGTGATATCCCGACCCCCGTCTTCATGCCGGTCGGAACCCGGGCAAGCGTCAAGTCGGTCGAGCCGCATGAACTGCTTGAACAGGAAGCGCACATTATCCTCACGAACACCTATCATCTCTACCTGAAACCCGGCAACCACATCATAAGGAAAGCCGGAGGGGTGCACCCGTTCATGGACTGGCATGGACCGCTGCTCACCGACAGCGGCGGCTACCAGGTCTACTCGCTCTCAGAACTTCGCAGAATCAGTGAAGAAGGGGTAACATTCAAATCGCACCTCGACGGCAGCATGCTGCAGTTCACTCCTGAAAATGTCGTTGACACCCAGCGCATCATCGGCAGTGATATCATGATGCCCCTCGACGAATGCCCCTCATCCAAGGCGGATCGTGAGTACATCCGCAAATCAGGCGAACTGACCATACGCTGGGCCGAGCGTGCGCGGCGCCACTTCAGTGCAACTGCCCCCCTTTACCATCACCCGCAGATGCTCTTCGGCATCACCCAGGGAGGCACGCACAGTGACCTGCGTGCCCTGTCAGCCAAAGCGCTTGTCGACCTCGACTTCGACGGCTATGCCACCGGCGGCATGGCGGTCGGCGAACCGGCCGAAGAGATGTATCGCATCCTTGAGCTCTCCCATACGCTCCTACCGGAACACAAGCCACGTTACCTGATGGGAGTCGGCACCCCGGAAAATATCCTCAACGCCATTGAGCGGGGCATCGACATGTTCGACTGCGTCATCCCAACCCGCGAAGGACGCAACGGAAGAGTCTACACCCGAAAAGGCAAAATGAACCTCCGCTCGGCAAAATATGCCGAAGACTTCTCCCCTGTTGACGAAGGGTTCGGCAACCATGTGTGCAAACATTACAGCCGCGCCTATATCCGCCATCTCCTGAACGTGGGCGAAATCCTCGGCCTCAAGCTCTGCACCCTGCAGAACATCTCGTTTTTCATGTGGCTGACCAGAACCGCCCGCCAGCGGATTGAAGAGGGATCGTTCCTCGAGTGGAAGGCCGGGTTCCTTGAAGAGTTCAACAGAGGAGAAGCATAG
- the rimO gene encoding 30S ribosomal protein S12 methylthiotransferase RimO, whose translation MPHPEHNTSVFLLSLGCSKNTVDSERLQAQAEASGITFTQQAEEAEVILINTCGFIEDAKEESIMEILAAVDMKNAGTVRQVYVMGCLTELYRNELQEELPEVDRFFGTRELPAVLDALGARYHQELYDHRSLLTPPHSSYLKIAEGCSRACSFCSIPKIRGRYLSQPMEQLLREARLLQENGVKELNLIAQDITVYGVDLYGKQMLNDLLMRLSDMEFRWIRLLYAYPVGFPLEVIDTIGNRSNICNYLDLPLQHCSDPILRSMNRGITKEQSLRLIEEIRNRNPDIRLRTTMIAGYPGETRKEFEEMLEFAGSVRFDRLGCFPYRHEEHSPAYSLIDTVPEEEKQERVSELMELQEEIARKKNEAFVGSLMTVLVDRPEEGEEGLILIGRTEFDAPEVDNECLLESGSPEPSPGTFVQARITGSTAYELHGTVESLME comes from the coding sequence ATGCCCCACCCCGAACACAACACCAGCGTCTTCCTTCTCAGCCTCGGCTGTTCGAAAAACACCGTCGACAGCGAACGGCTCCAGGCACAGGCTGAAGCTTCCGGAATCACCTTCACCCAGCAGGCGGAGGAAGCCGAAGTCATTCTCATCAATACCTGCGGGTTCATCGAAGATGCCAAGGAGGAATCAATCATGGAGATCCTTGCAGCCGTCGATATGAAAAACGCAGGAACCGTGCGGCAGGTCTATGTGATGGGCTGCCTCACCGAGCTCTACCGGAACGAACTGCAGGAGGAACTCCCGGAAGTTGACCGGTTCTTCGGCACGAGAGAACTGCCGGCAGTGCTTGACGCCCTCGGCGCCCGCTACCATCAGGAACTTTACGACCATCGCTCACTCCTGACACCGCCCCACAGCTCATATCTCAAGATCGCCGAAGGGTGCAGCCGCGCCTGTTCGTTCTGCTCCATACCCAAAATCCGGGGCCGCTACCTGAGCCAGCCAATGGAGCAGCTCCTGAGGGAGGCCCGACTGCTCCAGGAGAACGGGGTAAAGGAACTCAACCTCATCGCCCAGGATATCACCGTCTACGGCGTGGACCTTTACGGAAAACAGATGCTCAACGACCTGCTCATGCGGCTATCCGACATGGAGTTCCGCTGGATCCGCCTGCTCTATGCCTATCCGGTCGGCTTTCCGCTTGAGGTCATCGACACCATCGGGAACCGAAGCAATATCTGCAACTACCTCGACCTCCCGCTCCAGCACTGCAGCGACCCCATCCTCCGCTCCATGAACCGCGGCATCACCAAAGAGCAGTCTCTCCGGCTTATTGAGGAGATCCGCAACCGGAACCCAGACATCCGCCTCCGCACCACCATGATTGCCGGTTACCCCGGCGAAACCCGCAAAGAGTTCGAGGAGATGCTGGAGTTCGCCGGAAGCGTGCGGTTCGACCGTCTTGGCTGCTTCCCTTATCGCCACGAGGAACACTCCCCCGCATACAGCCTCATAGACACCGTACCGGAAGAGGAGAAACAGGAAAGGGTGAGCGAACTCATGGAGCTTCAGGAAGAGATTGCCCGAAAGAAGAACGAGGCCTTTGTCGGCAGCCTCATGACCGTCCTTGTCGACCGGCCTGAAGAGGGCGAAGAGGGGCTGATCCTCATCGGGCGCACAGAGTTCGACGCACCCGAAGTCGACAACGAGTGCCTGCTCGAGTCTGGATCCCCGGAGCCCTCACCCGGAACGTTCGTTCAGGCCCGCATCACCGGTTCAACTGCCTACGAGCTCCACGGAACAGTCGAATCGCTTATGGAGTAG